One Ignavibacteria bacterium DNA segment encodes these proteins:
- a CDS encoding PAS domain-containing sensor histidine kinase has product MKTKLFSLSPRILIGSYIIIVIIVIIYGFFSYKSNVEERYQQVIRELSILSDSKVKRVQSWRNERYGDAGVMMENSSLILAYKNWLRNPENDDLKNAVVKMVLSYERYFNYKNLILFDKNRAVRLSLDSTIASLDSTLLSNVNISILSKNPSISNLFIADSDSSIYLDVAAPFFSDNELIGGVILRIDPNEFLFPEINNWPVISRTTESILFTVVENTVVFLNNFRFKDNTALKYKIKINDENEYITSVKAAKGLRGFSEGIDYKNSRTLNDIRQIEGSPWILINKIDVDEIYTPIKERIWNQVFFSAFILFIFGAGLLWLWHNRKKSLQIQKLEEEKRILGIAKNYEKVMKYANVAMILSDNDLIIRDVNERALSLYGFTRSEIIGMKIKDFVVSEAEQIPDGNKEEEDKLKEGIIYESLQKRKDNSTFYADINLSIVEINGRNYYHRIISDITQRKIAAEKLRQSKEHLQEINLEKDKFFSIIAHDLREPLGSFMNVTKMMDERKSSMSEDEIDEFVKLMKESSANLYGLLENLLEWSTMKRGLIAVEPKLINLKECLKKNLELLKESAVRKNLKFSSDIRDDLEVFVDERMLNGIIRNLGTNAVKFTPKEGNIIVKAEQTDGNKVLISISDSGIGIPDNIIENLFNSSVNTKRTGTDGEPSSGLGLLLCEEFTEKLGGELIIDSEVGKGSTFKIILPGTENEPITIAEKTNNIISDTIFESE; this is encoded by the coding sequence ATGAAGACAAAATTATTTTCATTATCACCTCGAATATTAATCGGATCATATATAATTATTGTAATAATAGTTATTATTTATGGATTCTTTTCGTACAAATCAAATGTCGAAGAAAGATATCAGCAAGTAATCCGTGAACTAAGTATCCTGTCAGATTCAAAAGTTAAAAGGGTACAATCTTGGAGAAATGAAAGATACGGTGATGCAGGAGTTATGATGGAAAATTCAAGCTTAATTTTAGCTTATAAAAATTGGCTGAGAAATCCGGAAAATGATGATTTAAAAAATGCCGTAGTTAAAATGGTGTTATCTTATGAAAGATATTTTAACTACAAAAACCTTATTCTTTTTGATAAAAATCGTGCTGTAAGATTATCTCTGGATAGCACTATTGCATCCTTAGACAGCACATTATTGTCAAACGTAAATATTAGTATATTAAGTAAAAATCCGAGTATTAGTAATCTCTTCATTGCTGATAGTGATTCTTCAATTTATTTAGATGTAGCTGCACCGTTTTTTAGTGATAATGAATTGATAGGAGGCGTAATTTTAAGGATTGACCCCAATGAATTTCTATTTCCTGAAATAAATAATTGGCCTGTTATTAGCAGAACTACTGAATCGATCCTTTTTACTGTAGTTGAAAACACAGTTGTATTTCTGAACAATTTTCGATTTAAAGATAATACTGCTCTTAAGTATAAAATCAAAATTAACGATGAAAATGAATATATAACATCAGTGAAAGCCGCAAAAGGACTAAGAGGATTTTCGGAAGGTATTGATTATAAAAATTCCAGAACTTTAAATGACATAAGACAAATTGAAGGTTCTCCGTGGATTTTGATTAATAAGATCGATGTTGATGAAATTTATACCCCGATAAAAGAACGTATTTGGAATCAGGTTTTTTTCTCAGCGTTTATTCTCTTCATTTTTGGCGCAGGTCTGTTGTGGTTATGGCACAACAGGAAAAAATCTTTGCAGATTCAGAAACTCGAGGAAGAAAAACGAATTCTTGGTATAGCAAAGAATTATGAGAAAGTTATGAAGTATGCTAATGTAGCGATGATTCTCTCTGATAATGACCTTATCATTAGAGACGTTAACGAAAGAGCTCTGAGTCTTTATGGTTTTACCAGAAGTGAAATTATTGGCATGAAGATTAAAGATTTTGTGGTTTCGGAGGCTGAACAAATACCTGACGGTAACAAAGAGGAAGAAGATAAACTAAAAGAAGGTATAATTTACGAATCGCTTCAAAAACGAAAAGACAATTCAACTTTTTACGCTGACATAAACCTGAGTATTGTCGAAATAAACGGAAGGAATTATTATCATAGAATAATCAGCGATATCACTCAGCGTAAGATAGCCGCCGAGAAATTACGGCAAAGCAAAGAACATCTTCAGGAAATAAATCTGGAAAAGGATAAGTTCTTTTCAATCATAGCTCATGACTTAAGGGAACCGCTAGGAAGTTTCATGAATGTAACAAAAATGATGGATGAACGTAAATCATCGATGTCTGAAGATGAAATTGATGAGTTTGTCAAACTTATGAAAGAATCATCAGCAAACCTTTATGGTCTGCTCGAAAATCTTCTTGAGTGGTCAACGATGAAAAGGGGATTGATAGCTGTAGAACCCAAATTAATCAATTTGAAGGAATGCCTCAAAAAGAATCTTGAATTATTAAAGGAGTCAGCAGTTAGAAAAAATCTGAAATTTTCTTCTGATATTCGAGATGATTTAGAAGTATTCGTTGACGAAAGGATGTTAAACGGAATTATTAGAAACCTTGGAACGAATGCGGTAAAGTTTACACCAAAAGAAGGAAATATTATCGTCAAAGCTGAACAAACAGATGGTAATAAAGTTTTGATTTCTATAAGTGATTCAGGTATTGGAATTCCTGATAATATTATTGAAAATCTTTTCAATAGTTCTGTTAATACTAAACGAACAGGTACCGATGGTGAACCTAGTAGTGGTCTTGGATTGTTACTATGTGAAGAGTTTACAGAGAAACTTGGTGGTGAGTTAATTATTGATAGTGAAGTTGGAAAAGGTAGTACTTTTAAAATTATCTTACCCGGAACAGAGAATGAGCCGATTACTATTGCGGAAAAAACAAATAATATAATTTCTGATACTATTTTTGAATCAGAATAG
- a CDS encoding YCF48-related protein yields the protein MNKVKPIIFIYTIFLLCALTPESFSQTGWFWQNPLPQGNNINDIQYVTSNTAFACGQDGTVLKSLDGCSTWFPLSTGVPTNLKSICFINENTGWVMGAPNTVLRTYNGGFTWTSLNIGNYTNINSINFVNANTGFIVGANGLFLKTSDGGDSWFASVISIYSLSDVSFTDPFWGWTVGSAGAILYTFNGGSNWYWQNSQTGQTLNSVYFINSSVGYAAGNYGTILRTNDSGANWIIQNANTTNNLLSVFVNDFYNASACGYNGSIYNTTDAGTVWNLKDMGIQTPLSSISFANINQGVCAGQLGYMTRTSNSGVNWVSLSKIITSGYLKSISIGDESVIYVAGGIGTVLKTVNGGYNWTALSGISGIVNAVHFSDVFNGWVASSTGIRNTTDGGFTWNLQTSSNVNSIFFLNPSYGWACGENGLIIATTNGGLNWVSQISGGTGSLRAIQFINQNTGWAPESSGQLRKTTNGGSNWFLAAFGISSNINSLFFTNENTGWIAGETGVISKSTNGGVSWIPQNSGIISDLNSIHFPNSSTGWAIGAAGKILWTSNGGSNWFSQNGYTGKYLTSVKFVNHATGWIVGDEGTIIKTIDGGGTVGINIISTEIPSGFSLSQNYPNPFNPQTKIRYTVPKSGFISLKVYDIMGREVAALVNQTQSEGTYEYTFNISEHGYIPSGVLFYRLQSENNSLTKKMILMK from the coding sequence ATGAATAAAGTAAAGCCCATAATATTCATTTATACAATCTTTTTATTATGTGCCTTAACCCCGGAATCATTTTCTCAAACAGGATGGTTTTGGCAAAACCCTTTGCCGCAGGGGAATAACATTAATGATATTCAGTATGTAACCTCGAATACTGCCTTTGCTTGCGGGCAGGATGGTACCGTCCTTAAAAGTCTTGATGGTTGTTCAACCTGGTTTCCTCTTTCTACAGGAGTCCCTACAAACCTTAAATCAATTTGTTTTATTAATGAAAATACGGGTTGGGTTATGGGTGCCCCGAATACAGTTCTAAGAACTTATAACGGAGGCTTCACCTGGACATCACTTAACATCGGAAACTATACAAACATAAATTCAATTAACTTTGTAAACGCAAATACCGGATTCATTGTCGGTGCAAACGGACTTTTTCTTAAAACATCTGATGGAGGTGACAGCTGGTTTGCATCAGTTATTTCAATCTACTCATTAAGTGATGTGTCTTTTACAGACCCGTTTTGGGGATGGACAGTCGGTTCAGCCGGTGCAATTCTTTATACTTTCAATGGCGGTTCAAATTGGTACTGGCAAAACAGCCAGACAGGCCAGACTTTAAATTCTGTTTACTTCATAAATAGTTCTGTTGGTTATGCGGCAGGAAATTATGGAACTATTCTGCGTACAAATGATAGCGGTGCGAATTGGATTATACAAAATGCAAACACGACTAATAACCTTTTATCTGTTTTCGTGAATGATTTTTACAATGCTTCCGCTTGCGGTTATAACGGTTCAATCTATAATACTACCGATGCCGGAACTGTCTGGAACCTTAAAGATATGGGAATACAAACGCCCCTGTCATCAATCAGTTTTGCTAACATTAACCAGGGTGTGTGTGCAGGACAGCTCGGTTACATGACCCGTACATCGAATTCAGGTGTGAACTGGGTGTCGTTATCAAAAATTATTACATCAGGTTATTTAAAATCAATCAGCATCGGCGACGAAAGCGTTATCTACGTCGCGGGAGGTATCGGTACTGTTTTAAAAACAGTTAACGGCGGTTATAACTGGACAGCCTTATCGGGTATATCCGGCATAGTTAACGCAGTCCATTTTTCAGATGTTTTCAATGGGTGGGTTGCAAGTTCAACAGGTATTAGAAACACAACCGATGGCGGGTTCACCTGGAATTTACAAACATCAAGCAATGTGAATTCAATTTTCTTCTTAAACCCGAGCTACGGCTGGGCTTGCGGAGAGAACGGTTTGATTATTGCAACAACAAACGGAGGTCTGAACTGGGTCTCGCAGATAAGCGGCGGAACGGGCTCACTAAGGGCAATTCAATTCATCAATCAAAATACAGGCTGGGCTCCTGAATCCTCAGGTCAGTTAAGGAAAACTACAAACGGCGGCTCGAACTGGTTTCTTGCTGCATTCGGCATTTCAAGCAATATAAATTCATTATTTTTCACAAATGAAAACACAGGCTGGATAGCGGGTGAAACAGGAGTAATTTCTAAGTCAACAAATGGCGGTGTATCATGGATACCTCAAAATTCCGGAATTATATCCGATTTAAACTCAATTCATTTTCCAAATTCAAGTACAGGCTGGGCAATAGGTGCCGCGGGGAAAATCCTTTGGACATCCAATGGCGGCAGCAATTGGTTCTCACAAAATGGTTACACGGGTAAATACCTGACATCAGTAAAATTTGTAAATCACGCAACAGGTTGGATAGTCGGCGATGAAGGGACAATAATAAAAACAATTGACGGCGGCGGAACTGTCGGCATTAATATTATTTCAACAGAAATACCTTCCGGCTTTAGCTTAAGCCAGAACTACCCGAATCCATTTAATCCGCAGACAAAAATTAGATACACCGTACCAAAGAGCGGTTTTATTTCTTTAAAAGTTTATGATATAATGGGAAGGGAAGTGGCTGCCCTCGTAAATCAAACCCAGAGCGAAGGTACTTATGAATATACATTTAATATTTCCGAACACGGATATATACCTTCCGGAGTTTTGTTCTATAGACTTCAGTCAGAAAACAATTCCCTAACCAAAAAAATGATTTTGATGAAGTAG
- a CDS encoding BglII/BstYI family type II restriction endonuclease, whose translation MKIAQKYSHLNGEEYLIVHHKKLFKEIKETIKSIDASEFITKESKEKTMAGKMLYSPIGLNKAFNEKLNELNWNERRYQYYITTDQKILPELILLPYDKQKEFLNKKGIKEPLSSYKQTDFVKDQIAVEVQFGKYAFVAFDLFVKHLLFYSGGVINLGIEILPTKKMQSNMSSGVAYYEGEVYNVLRHGRNNPPVPLLILGIEQD comes from the coding sequence ATGAAAATAGCACAAAAATATTCTCATTTGAACGGAGAAGAATATCTAATTGTTCATCACAAAAAACTTTTCAAAGAAATCAAAGAGACTATTAAAAGCATTGATGCTTCAGAGTTTATTACAAAAGAAAGTAAGGAAAAAACAATGGCGGGAAAAATGCTTTATAGCCCAATTGGATTAAACAAAGCCTTTAATGAAAAATTAAATGAGCTAAATTGGAACGAAAGACGTTATCAATATTATATAACAACCGACCAGAAAATTTTACCAGAATTAATTCTTTTACCATATGATAAACAGAAAGAATTCTTGAATAAAAAGGGAATAAAAGAACCATTATCATCATACAAGCAAACGGACTTTGTGAAAGACCAGATAGCAGTTGAGGTTCAATTTGGTAAGTATGCTTTTGTAGCATTTGACTTATTTGTAAAACATTTACTTTTCTATTCAGGTGGAGTGATAAACCTTGGTATTGAAATTTTACCAACAAAGAAAATGCAATCAAATATGAGTAGCGGAGTTGCATATTACGAAGGCGAAGTTTACAATGTCCTAAGACACGGAAGAAATAATCCACCAGTTCCACTTCTAATTTTAGGAATTGAACAGGATTAA
- a CDS encoding site-specific DNA-methyltransferase, with protein MKVKEPLIEYISPDITHQIINGDSLTVLKGIEDEKFDLIITSPPYNIGKSYETKTSIEKYLISQEEIINELVRTLSENGNICWQVGNYVNKGEVFPLDIYYYQIFKKLGLQLRNRIIWHFGHGLHASKRFSGRYETILWFSKTDDYIFNLDSVRIPAKYPGKLYFKGEKKGLPSGNPLGKNPSDIWEIVANDWESAMWNIPNVKSNHPEKTAHPCQFPIELVERCVLALTNDRSWVLDPFAGVGSSIIAAIKNNRNAIGIEKEIEYCKIADKRIKDFQEGSLKIRPINKPIHKPTGNDKVSQVPKEWMQLELNDVNRKYNGINHQK; from the coding sequence ATGAAAGTTAAAGAACCTCTAATTGAATATATTAGTCCTGACATCACTCATCAGATTATTAATGGTGATAGCCTTACAGTTCTCAAAGGAATAGAAGATGAAAAATTTGACTTAATAATAACCTCACCTCCATACAATATAGGAAAATCATATGAAACAAAGACTAGTATTGAAAAGTACTTGATATCACAGGAAGAGATAATAAATGAACTTGTAAGAACTCTATCAGAAAATGGAAATATTTGTTGGCAAGTTGGAAATTATGTCAATAAAGGTGAAGTTTTTCCATTAGATATTTATTATTATCAAATATTTAAAAAACTTGGATTACAGCTTAGGAATAGAATTATTTGGCATTTTGGGCACGGGCTTCATGCTTCAAAAAGGTTTAGCGGGAGGTATGAAACTATATTGTGGTTCAGTAAAACAGATGATTACATATTCAATCTGGATAGTGTAAGGATTCCGGCAAAATATCCTGGAAAACTTTACTTCAAAGGAGAAAAAAAGGGATTGCCATCTGGAAATCCTCTTGGCAAAAATCCAAGTGACATTTGGGAGATAGTTGCTAATGATTGGGAATCAGCTATGTGGAATATACCAAATGTTAAATCAAATCATCCCGAAAAAACTGCGCATCCTTGTCAATTCCCCATTGAATTAGTTGAACGCTGTGTACTTGCATTGACAAACGATAGAAGCTGGGTTCTTGACCCTTTTGCTGGTGTAGGATCGTCGATAATTGCGGCTATTAAAAATAATCGAAATGCAATAGGAATTGAGAAAGAGATCGAATATTGTAAAATTGCTGACAAGAGAATTAAAGATTTTCAAGAAGGCAGTTTGAAAATCCGACCCATAAATAAACCGATTCATAAACCGACCGGTAACGATAAAGTTTCTCAGGTTCCAAAAGAGTGGATGCAACTTGAATTAAATGATGTTAACAGAAAATATAACGGAATTAATCATCAAAAATGA
- a CDS encoding aconitate hydratase, which translates to MAFDKELVMNVYKNFNNKVSIARKRLGRGMTYTEKILYSHLWNSDYTGPFERGTDFVDFKPDRVAMQDATAQMALLQFMSANIPKVAVPSTVHCDHLIQAEAGAAKDLNKAVSDNKEVYDFLESVSAKYGIGFWKPGSGIIHQVVLENYAFPGGMMIGTDSHTPNAGGLGMVAIGVGGADAVDVMAGFPWELKFPKIIGVKLTGILNGWASPKDVILKLAGILTVKGGTGAIVEYFGEGTKSISCTGKGTICNMGAEIGATTSIFPYDEKMSEYLRITGREDIASAADAIKDNLTSDAGSEKYYDKVIEINLSELEPYINGPFTPDLARTISEFKNSVKENGYPEELKVGLIGSCTNSSYEDMERAASIAKQAFDSGLRAKSEFVITPGSEQIRATIERDGQLDLFTKIGGVVLANACGPCIGQWKRHDVKDGEKNSILTSYNRNFSKRNDGNIATHSFVASPEIVTALALSGKITFNPITDTLINSEGKEIKLSPPTGLELPAKGFDKGNSGFIPPPEDGSKIEVKVERSSSRLQILEAFKAPDLLKDFSDMRLLLKAKGKCTTDHISMAGPWLKFRGHLDNISNNMFIGAINFFNNRMNYVKNFVTGSYEDVPKTARDYKASGIPWVVVGEENYGEGSSREHAAMEPRFLGGKAIVVKSFARIHETNLKKQGMLPLTFANPSDYDLILEDDTITIDLNNFAPGNQIKAVINHGDKTHNEIFLNHTFNEQQIEWFKAGSALNIISSNK; encoded by the coding sequence ATGGCATTCGACAAAGAATTAGTAATGAATGTTTATAAAAATTTTAATAATAAAGTTTCAATAGCACGAAAGCGTTTAGGTAGAGGAATGACTTATACGGAAAAAATTCTGTACAGTCATCTATGGAATTCAGACTATACAGGACCTTTTGAAAGGGGTACTGATTTTGTTGATTTTAAACCCGACCGCGTGGCGATGCAGGATGCGACTGCTCAGATGGCACTTCTTCAGTTCATGTCGGCTAATATACCGAAAGTTGCAGTACCTTCTACAGTCCACTGTGATCACTTAATACAAGCCGAAGCAGGAGCTGCAAAAGATTTAAACAAAGCTGTTTCAGATAATAAGGAAGTTTATGATTTTCTTGAATCGGTCTCTGCAAAGTATGGAATCGGATTCTGGAAACCGGGTTCCGGAATTATACATCAAGTTGTTCTTGAAAACTATGCGTTTCCGGGAGGAATGATGATTGGGACGGATTCGCATACGCCAAACGCAGGCGGTCTGGGAATGGTAGCTATAGGCGTGGGCGGAGCTGATGCGGTTGACGTCATGGCAGGATTTCCATGGGAACTTAAGTTTCCGAAAATAATCGGAGTTAAATTAACGGGTATATTAAACGGATGGGCATCGCCGAAGGATGTTATATTGAAGCTTGCGGGAATACTTACTGTGAAGGGCGGTACGGGAGCGATAGTTGAATATTTCGGAGAAGGCACAAAGTCAATCTCCTGCACGGGTAAAGGAACTATCTGCAACATGGGTGCTGAAATCGGTGCAACAACTTCAATTTTTCCGTACGATGAAAAGATGTCGGAATATCTGAGAATAACGGGAAGAGAAGATATAGCGTCAGCGGCGGATGCGATAAAGGATAATCTTACGTCCGATGCGGGTTCGGAGAAATACTACGATAAAGTAATTGAGATAAATCTTTCAGAACTTGAGCCTTATATAAACGGACCTTTTACTCCAGACCTTGCACGTACAATATCAGAATTTAAGAATTCAGTAAAAGAGAACGGCTATCCTGAAGAGCTAAAAGTCGGACTTATCGGAAGCTGCACAAATTCTTCTTACGAAGATATGGAGAGGGCGGCATCTATAGCAAAGCAGGCGTTTGACTCGGGGCTGCGGGCAAAGTCGGAATTTGTAATCACACCCGGCTCGGAACAGATACGTGCGACGATAGAACGCGACGGACAGCTCGATTTGTTTACGAAAATCGGCGGAGTTGTTTTGGCTAATGCATGCGGACCCTGCATCGGGCAGTGGAAGCGGCATGATGTTAAAGACGGAGAAAAGAATTCGATTTTAACATCTTACAACAGAAATTTTTCGAAGAGAAACGACGGCAATATTGCAACGCATTCATTTGTAGCATCTCCGGAAATAGTTACTGCACTCGCACTATCGGGAAAAATTACTTTTAATCCTATTACCGACACGTTAATAAATTCAGAGGGGAAAGAGATAAAGTTATCGCCGCCTACCGGATTGGAACTTCCCGCAAAAGGCTTTGACAAAGGAAACTCAGGCTTTATACCGCCTCCGGAAGACGGCTCAAAGATTGAGGTTAAAGTGGAAAGAAGCAGCAGCCGGCTTCAGATACTTGAGGCGTTTAAGGCACCCGACCTTCTCAAAGATTTTTCAGACATGAGACTTCTTTTAAAAGCAAAAGGCAAATGCACGACCGACCATATTTCAATGGCAGGACCATGGCTGAAATTCAGAGGTCATCTTGATAACATTTCGAACAATATGTTTATAGGTGCGATAAACTTTTTCAATAACAGAATGAATTACGTTAAAAACTTTGTAACGGGCAGCTATGAGGATGTTCCAAAGACCGCCCGTGACTACAAAGCAAGCGGAATTCCATGGGTTGTAGTCGGCGAAGAAAACTACGGCGAGGGTTCATCGCGCGAGCATGCGGCAATGGAGCCGAGATTCCTCGGTGGTAAAGCGATAGTTGTAAAGTCATTCGCAAGAATACATGAGACAAACCTCAAGAAGCAGGGAATGCTTCCTTTGACATTCGCAAATCCTTCTGACTATGATTTGATTCTGGAAGATGACACTATCACGATAGACTTAAATAACTTTGCACCGGGTAATCAAATCAAAGCAGTTATTAATCACGGCGATAAAACACATAATGAAATATTTCTAAACCACACATTCAACGAACAGCAAATCGAATGGTTTAAAGCCGGCTCAGCATTAAACATAATTTCGAGTAACAAATAA
- a CDS encoding thioredoxin domain-containing protein has translation MPKRPNNLINEKSPYLLQHAYNPVNWYAWNIETIQLAKTHDKPIFLSIGYSTCYWCHVMERECFEDFGIAALMNETFVNIKVDREEMPEIDRIYMTALQSMTGSGGWPMSMFLTPDLKPFYGATYIPPKSKYGRSGFEDLVNQIAELWKHKKNEVINSSEKIITLLDNTLKAEDRKFEEGIFDSVFVQCLNLYDEEFGGFGSGNKFPRPVILDFLLKYYYHTKETKALDMVTFTLKKMYEGGIFDKLDKGFHRYSVDKYWRVPHFEKMLYDQAQISNTYFDAYSLTKELSFLRAGNETLEYVMNFLLDKDGGFYSAEDAESAISLKDPDKKQEGYFYLWEKDEIESVIDNENADVFNEYFGILHKGNTISDPHNIFGSKNVLYKSEDLSETAKRNGISYEEAEDVITKAISKLKEHRNKRPRPFLDKKIITSWNSLMISAFVKGYTITGNKDYKHAAARAVSFLVNNLYNEKEEKLYRRYIQGEIKFEAGLEDYAFLIKALLDFHNISFSGKLLTIAKRLTELAITKFYDKEEGGFFDSEKRYDIILRTKEVYDGAEPSGNSVMADNLTRLFTIFKEDRYYELADKSFKLFYSKAESSPFSSPHFLSSLFNFLKYNTSIILSGNLRSDLFNELHSTVIRKYLPNKNIIYFNNISAKLIPYLNEIVKDYKTDKVYICENFKCNLPVSTTNELNNLLNKIRN, from the coding sequence ATGCCTAAAAGACCAAATAACTTAATAAATGAGAAAAGTCCATATCTTCTGCAACATGCATACAATCCAGTTAACTGGTATGCATGGAATATTGAGACCATACAACTTGCTAAAACACATGACAAACCAATCTTTCTTTCGATAGGATATTCAACGTGTTACTGGTGCCATGTAATGGAAAGAGAATGTTTTGAAGATTTTGGCATAGCGGCGTTAATGAATGAGACGTTTGTAAATATTAAAGTTGACCGTGAGGAAATGCCGGAAATTGACAGAATATACATGACAGCACTTCAATCTATGACAGGTTCGGGAGGGTGGCCAATGAGTATGTTTTTAACACCGGACCTTAAGCCATTCTACGGAGCTACTTATATTCCGCCTAAATCCAAATACGGAAGGTCGGGATTTGAGGATTTGGTAAATCAAATAGCCGAACTATGGAAGCACAAGAAAAATGAAGTAATTAACAGTTCTGAAAAAATAATTACTTTATTAGATAACACATTAAAGGCAGAAGATAGGAAATTTGAGGAAGGGATATTTGACTCAGTATTCGTGCAATGCCTGAATCTTTACGATGAAGAATTCGGAGGATTTGGATCAGGGAATAAATTTCCAAGACCGGTGATTCTCGATTTTCTTCTCAAATATTATTATCATACAAAAGAAACAAAGGCACTGGATATGGTTACATTCACTCTTAAGAAAATGTATGAGGGAGGAATATTTGATAAATTAGATAAGGGATTTCACAGGTATTCAGTTGATAAATACTGGCGTGTGCCGCATTTTGAGAAGATGTTATACGATCAGGCACAAATATCGAACACATATTTTGATGCTTATTCACTCACAAAGGAGTTAAGTTTTTTAAGAGCAGGAAATGAAACGCTTGAATATGTTATGAATTTTCTTCTTGATAAAGATGGAGGGTTTTACTCGGCTGAGGATGCGGAGAGTGCGATTTCGCTCAAAGATCCTGATAAAAAGCAGGAAGGATATTTCTATCTTTGGGAAAAAGACGAGATAGAAAGTGTTATTGATAATGAGAATGCAGACGTATTTAATGAGTACTTCGGAATTCTGCATAAAGGCAATACAATATCTGACCCGCATAATATTTTCGGGTCAAAGAATGTTTTGTATAAGTCTGAGGATTTATCTGAAACTGCGAAGAGAAACGGCATCTCATACGAAGAGGCGGAAGATGTAATAACGAAAGCAATATCCAAACTTAAAGAGCACAGGAATAAACGTCCGCGTCCTTTTCTTGATAAGAAAATTATTACTTCATGGAATTCTCTGATGATTTCGGCATTTGTAAAAGGATATACGATAACAGGAAACAAAGATTACAAGCATGCTGCTGCAAGAGCCGTCAGTTTTTTAGTAAACAACTTGTATAACGAAAAGGAGGAGAAACTTTATCGCAGGTATATTCAGGGAGAGATTAAGTTTGAAGCAGGACTTGAAGATTACGCTTTTCTGATAAAAGCACTGCTTGATTTTCACAACATATCATTCAGCGGAAAACTCTTAACGATTGCGAAAAGACTTACGGAGCTTGCAATAACGAAGTTTTACGACAAAGAAGAAGGCGGTTTTTTTGATTCGGAAAAACGATATGATATAATACTGCGGACAAAAGAGGTATACGACGGTGCTGAACCTTCCGGTAATTCGGTTATGGCAGATAATCTAACACGATTGTTTACAATTTTCAAAGAAGACAGATATTATGAGCTTGCCGATAAGAGTTTTAAATTATTCTATTCAAAAGCGGAGAGTTCTCCATTTTCGAGCCCGCACTTTCTTTCATCACTCTTTAACTTTTTAAAATATAATACAAGTATTATATTGAGTGGAAATTTGCGTTCAGATTTATTTAACGAACTGCATTCAACTGTTATCAGGAAATATTTACCGAACAAGAATATAATTTATTTCAATAACATCTCGGCAAAATTAATACCTTATCTTAATGAAATAGTTAAAGATTATAAAACTGATAAGGTTTACATATGCGAAAATTTCAAGTGTAATTTACCCGTTTCAACAACTAACGAATTAAATAATTTATTAAATAAAATAAGGAATTAG